A genomic region of Parcubacteria group bacterium contains the following coding sequences:
- a CDS encoding lipocalin family protein, which translates to MHKEYKPIKFPEDESAHDSIVEWWYFNGHLKDKHGNEYSYMDCLFKVDVKKVKIPFLSKIPLKTSYFSHSLVSDINNKSFQHRIAPFSVVSDDSFSKSLLHINYINPEIKNGYTNCVIEKTGESKYRLKNEDIDLKLTSVRHPLLEGGKGFLDLGTKTTYYYSLTNLRTEGRIKIKNKWVDVTGKSWMDHQWADASYSKDRWDWFSVQLDDDTEIVCFMYNDGNKKTYVADISYPDGRQEHHSNVEIIPLKRHWTSPRSKAVYPMLWKIKIPAKDIHLILSAKIENQEMLFGSINYWEGPLNVSGLFEDKNVNGVGFMELVGYPSQYNSAKYIKDEIGKTASRVISSMKNKALTLAGNVKNSFTESD; encoded by the coding sequence ATGCACAAAGAATATAAACCGATAAAATTTCCAGAAGACGAATCTGCTCATGACTCTATTGTCGAATGGTGGTATTTCAACGGCCACCTGAAAGACAAACACGGAAACGAATATTCATATATGGACTGTCTTTTTAAGGTGGATGTCAAAAAGGTAAAGATACCTTTTTTAAGCAAGATTCCGCTTAAGACATCCTACTTCTCACATTCACTCGTTTCAGACATAAATAATAAAAGTTTTCAGCATAGAATAGCTCCTTTTTCTGTTGTTTCCGATGACAGTTTTTCCAAATCCTTGCTTCATATAAATTACATCAATCCGGAAATAAAAAACGGTTACACCAACTGTGTTATTGAAAAAACAGGCGAATCAAAATACCGCTTAAAGAATGAAGATATTGATTTAAAATTAACTTCAGTCAGGCATCCTCTGCTGGAGGGCGGGAAAGGATTTCTCGATCTGGGAACCAAGACAACCTATTATTATTCTCTAACCAACCTGAGAACGGAAGGCCGGATAAAAATTAAAAATAAATGGGTGGACGTTACTGGCAAGTCCTGGATGGATCATCAGTGGGCGGACGCCAGTTATTCCAAGGATAGATGGGATTGGTTTTCGGTTCAATTGGATGATGACACGGAAATAGTTTGTTTTATGTATAATGACGGAAATAAAAAAACTTATGTAGCCGATATTTCTTATCCTGATGGCAGGCAGGAACATCATAGCAATGTTGAAATTATTCCCCTGAAAAGGCATTGGACAAGCCCAAGAAGTAAAGCAGTTTATCCTATGTTATGGAAAATTAAAATACCAGCAAAAGATATACATTTGATTCTATCGGCAAAAATTGAAAATCAGGAAATGTTGTTCGGTTCAATTAATTATTGGGAGGGACCGCTCAATGTCAGCGGATTGTTCGAAGATAAAAATGTAAACGGCGTCGGTTTTATGGAATTAGTCGGTTATCCGTCGCAATATAACAGTGCAAAATATATTAAGGATGAAATAGGAAAAACAGCCAGCCGGGTTATTTCGTCTATGAAAAATAAAGCCTTGACCTTAGCGGGCAATGTAAAAAATAGTTTTACGGAATCAGATTAA
- a CDS encoding TetR/AcrR family transcriptional regulator, giving the protein MKTIAKQLGDDVQDTKKYIIDTARQFFSEYSYLGVSMSDIAEKLNITKAALYYHFTGKAEIYEKVLDEVFNDLSLAITEATNETMIDKKLYKLIKNYLDFGFKEKNLIKSIVLKLSPADKQITKHVTQLREKTANLIQPVIEEAFANKKLTKKVDSQLLTSMLTGMMDGLLLEYSFLNRKVDSKKIADQIITVLF; this is encoded by the coding sequence ATGAAAACGATTGCTAAACAACTAGGGGATGATGTTCAAGACACTAAAAAATATATTATTGATACTGCTCGTCAGTTTTTTTCCGAATATAGTTATTTGGGCGTTTCAATGAGCGATATCGCCGAAAAACTGAATATCACCAAGGCAGCGCTTTATTATCATTTTACCGGTAAAGCCGAGATTTATGAAAAAGTGCTTGATGAGGTTTTTAATGATTTAAGTTTGGCTATTACCGAAGCGACGAACGAAACTATGATTGACAAAAAATTATACAAACTGATTAAAAATTACTTGGATTTTGGATTCAAAGAAAAGAATCTTATCAAATCTATAGTGTTAAAACTATCACCGGCCGATAAACAGATAACGAAGCATGTCACTCAATTAAGAGAAAAAACCGCCAATCTAATCCAGCCTGTTATTGAGGAAGCCTTTGCAAACAAGAAATTAACCAAGAAAGTTGATAGTCAGCTTCTAACCTCTATGCTAACTGGCATGATGGATGGCTTGCTTTTGGAGTATTCGTTTTTAAATAGAAAAGTTGATTCGAAAAAAATAGCAGATCAGATTATCACTGTTTTATTTTAG